One segment of Treponema pectinovorum DNA contains the following:
- a CDS encoding PTS transporter subunit IIC — MNKYVRRYLIDAMSGMAQGLFASLLIGTIIKTLGQQILKLGENTIASFLVEAGNFATDAHVVGAAMAVGIGYAMKEPALVLFSLACVGSAANICGGAGGPLAVLVVAVVAAELGNLVSKKTKVDIIVTPLVTILSGVLITFLTAKYIGMIASSFGNLIIWATTLRPFLMGMLISLIVGILLTLPVSSAAVCAALGLTGLAGGAAVAGCCAQMVGFAFLSFKENRWQGLLSQGLGTSMLQMPNIIKNPKIWLPACLTSLITGPLSTCFFKMEMNGASVSAGMGTCGLVGQIGVISGWYNPSKVAIEHGLTAIQPSVFNWLGLIFICFVLPAILSLAFGFVFRKIGWIKDGDLALSK; from the coding sequence ATGAATAAATACGTCAGACGGTATCTTATTGATGCAATGAGCGGAATGGCTCAAGGATTGTTCGCTTCTCTTTTAATCGGAACAATCATAAAAACTCTTGGACAGCAAATTTTAAAACTTGGCGAAAATACGATTGCAAGTTTTCTTGTTGAAGCAGGAAATTTTGCAACCGATGCGCACGTGGTTGGTGCTGCGATGGCAGTTGGAATCGGCTATGCGATGAAAGAACCTGCTCTCGTTCTTTTTTCTCTTGCCTGCGTAGGAAGTGCGGCAAATATCTGTGGCGGAGCAGGAGGTCCTTTAGCGGTTTTAGTTGTTGCAGTAGTTGCGGCAGAACTTGGAAATTTGGTAAGCAAAAAGACAAAAGTTGACATCATCGTAACTCCACTCGTAACAATTCTTTCTGGAGTTTTAATAACTTTTCTTACAGCAAAATACATAGGAATGATAGCGAGTTCCTTCGGCAACTTAATAATATGGGCGACGACTTTGCGTCCTTTTTTGATGGGAATGCTGATTTCGCTCATCGTTGGAATTCTTTTAACTCTTCCGGTGAGTTCTGCTGCGGTATGTGCAGCGCTCGGTCTTACAGGGCTTGCAGGTGGAGCGGCAGTTGCTGGATGCTGTGCACAGATGGTTGGTTTTGCGTTTCTAAGTTTTAAGGAAAACCGCTGGCAAGGGCTTTTAAGTCAAGGATTGGGAACAAGCATGCTACAGATGCCAAATATAATAAAAAATCCAAAAATATGGCTTCCTGCCTGCTTAACATCTTTGATAACAGGCCCGCTTTCAACTTGTTTTTTTAAAATGGAAATGAACGGAGCGTCTGTAAGTGCAGGAATGGGAACCTGCGGTCTTGTAGGGCAAATCGGCGTAATCTCTGGCTGGTATAATCCTTCAAAAGTTGCGATTGAGCACGGCTTAACTGCAATTCAACCGAGCGTTTTCAACTGGCTCGGGCTGATTTTTATATGCTTTGTTCTTCCAGCAATTTTAAGCCTTGCCTTTGGCTTTGTATTCAGAAAAATCGGCTGGATAAAAGACGGCGACCTTGCGTTAAGCAAATAG
- a CDS encoding pyridoxal phosphate-dependent aminotransferase, producing the protein MFFHGGTNSRRLDDYLDFSANTSPLGVHKAASRALLALSLDPGILASYPDPACSELKEVLAKYWEFDGPILCGSGAADLTQLISMVFGKNVSGTAFNLIVEPAFSEYENALLMACDEEKILHLTLHEKNEFKFTEEDFKRLEKILSGGVPLMFMASPSNPAGNVLPFEMIERIAKLCEQWNTVFVLDSCFCQFSKLAEDNVRALIKRTDEFPHLIILNAFTKFYGMAGLRLGYALCFSSQIYNPLVNAMRPWTISTDAQVTGVAVIKSEIESDSWHKQMRKLVEEERTYLSRVFENLGIKVLNGEGNYILIQLSETHQKIALDFAGSYVHEKEKKGHNGPKKQSLVNEVSMDLAEEDSPNPFRAPLCQALGTFKIVIRGCSDFYGMDSSWYRVSIKNHEENTHLVRAIEKILKK; encoded by the coding sequence ATGTTTTTTCACGGTGGCACAAATTCAAGAAGGCTTGATGATTATTTAGATTTTTCTGCAAATACAAGTCCGTTGGGTGTTCACAAAGCCGCTTCAAGAGCGCTTTTGGCATTGTCTTTAGATCCTGGAATTTTAGCATCTTATCCAGACCCTGCTTGCAGCGAATTAAAAGAAGTTCTTGCAAAATATTGGGAATTTGATGGTCCCATTCTTTGCGGTTCAGGAGCGGCGGATTTAACACAACTGATTTCGATGGTTTTTGGAAAAAATGTTTCAGGAACTGCATTTAATTTGATAGTAGAGCCTGCTTTTTCAGAATACGAAAACGCTTTGTTGATGGCTTGCGATGAAGAAAAAATCCTGCACCTTACCCTGCACGAAAAAAACGAATTTAAGTTTACAGAAGAAGATTTTAAACGCCTTGAAAAAATCCTTTCTGGCGGAGTTCCTCTGATGTTTATGGCAAGTCCTTCAAATCCAGCAGGGAACGTCCTTCCGTTTGAAATGATTGAACGAATTGCAAAACTCTGCGAGCAGTGGAACACGGTTTTTGTTTTGGATTCGTGTTTTTGTCAGTTTTCAAAATTGGCAGAAGACAATGTGCGCGCTTTGATAAAACGAACAGATGAATTTCCTCATTTGATAATCCTAAACGCATTTACAAAATTCTACGGAATGGCTGGATTACGACTTGGCTATGCGCTTTGCTTTAGTTCACAAATTTACAATCCGCTTGTAAACGCTATGCGTCCTTGGACAATAAGCACCGATGCACAAGTTACAGGAGTCGCTGTTATAAAGTCAGAAATAGAAAGCGACAGCTGGCACAAGCAGATGCGAAAACTCGTGGAAGAGGAGAGGACATATCTTTCTAGAGTTTTTGAAAATTTGGGAATAAAAGTTTTAAACGGCGAAGGAAATTATATCCTGATTCAATTAAGCGAAACTCATCAAAAAATTGCCTTGGATTTTGCAGGCAGTTATGTACACGAAAAAGAAAAAAAAGGCCACAACGGACCTAAAAAACAGTCGCTCGTAAATGAAGTTTCAATGGACTTGGCTGAAGAAGATTCTCCGAATCCGTTTCGAGCACCGCTTTGTCAGGCGCTTGGAACTTTTAAGATCGTTATTCGCGGTTGTTCAGATTTTTACGGCATGGATTCTAGTTGGTATAGAGTTTCAATAAAAAATCACGAAGAAAATACCCATCTCGTGCGTGCTATCGAAAAGATTTTAAAAAAATAA
- the greA gene encoding transcription elongation factor GreA: MSAEIVTKVQEMLKEETWTRAAISNYTKNNLIELSEIVEKAKAENCADEIKSICDEQLSHSKESIIALYISGMFSLKQGKLDNSYLVGLVDIFQKNHKEPIVTYLCETILDIDPNNKFALRTLADIYRSANDPKAWEIYEKIVKSDIEEAEIAKILAEHYEAEGDLKNAIAYYKKSLLRFVNINNMTAVKEVWSKLVYLIPEEIDFFLLVQRKVEKSISQEKSALLLHDLYPYYKDNAPKDSKKWDTAIQILKIILTIDPKDSWARNEIATCFQGKHSDNAHVEEYIRASNLTQSFRNVFEAINDFEKHIAFGIRNFVYHRTWSVGIITKVENDTLTINFGKKTGVKQMSLKMAVSALQPLASDHIWVLKATKAKSDLLKIFKEPKDKSDALKIIIKSFGNSCDFKRIKAELVPSILTPGEWTSWNSAAKKALETNPIFGVNPNNINEYVVRDAKISTEEKLNNEFKAQKNFMPRVDVFMKFLNDEEADKDSEMFAEMYSYFKGFLKAFSQVNEQVVASYLVVQKVSSEIPALAFKPSFSFAELYSEIQNPREMYTLLKDTKNTTLQEDFLTAIKMLPDWTDKYIELFPTVLSKKMLKDLIDAGETEKIQKLVVKAFDNFKDYRGAVLFFFEECRNDEWFKEAGVSYQKQLITIINLIEQTYREIENHVDTTENKKLNKNAKKLVFGEKDEKNVYADFMLASDTETMTHLYTLVDDIAFLEPSYKQTLRNRILEKYPSYKFRAKEEKSLAPKGMLVTKAKLDEKKALEAKMTTVDIPEIAREVAEAKEKGDLKENAEYIAAKEAQHKLNNDLKRLQGELSRAVIFDPTTATTSMISFGTEVTLTNNNTGKDEKYVIMGPWESDPDAGIISYMSPFGNAILDSKVGEKLEFTINENKNSYTVKEIKLAK, from the coding sequence ATGTCCGCAGAAATCGTTACAAAAGTTCAAGAAATGCTCAAAGAAGAAACTTGGACTAGGGCTGCCATCAGCAACTACACAAAGAACAATCTTATTGAATTGTCCGAAATCGTAGAAAAAGCAAAAGCAGAAAATTGTGCTGATGAAATAAAATCAATCTGTGACGAACAACTTTCGCATTCAAAAGAAAGCATAATCGCCCTTTATATTTCAGGAATGTTTAGCTTAAAGCAGGGAAAACTCGACAACTCATATCTCGTAGGACTTGTAGACATCTTTCAGAAAAACCACAAAGAACCAATCGTAACCTACCTTTGCGAAACAATCCTCGATATTGATCCAAACAATAAATTTGCATTGCGCACTTTGGCAGATATCTATCGCAGCGCAAATGATCCAAAAGCGTGGGAAATATACGAAAAAATCGTAAAAAGCGACATAGAAGAAGCAGAAATTGCAAAAATTCTTGCAGAACACTATGAAGCAGAAGGCGATTTAAAAAATGCGATAGCATATTACAAAAAGTCACTATTGCGTTTTGTAAACATAAACAATATGACCGCTGTAAAAGAAGTTTGGTCAAAACTTGTTTACTTAATTCCAGAAGAAATCGACTTTTTTCTTTTGGTGCAGAGAAAAGTTGAAAAGAGCATAAGCCAAGAAAAAAGTGCTCTACTTTTGCACGACCTCTATCCTTATTACAAAGACAATGCTCCAAAAGATTCTAAAAAATGGGATACTGCAATCCAGATTTTAAAAATCATCCTTACGATTGATCCTAAAGACAGTTGGGCAAGAAACGAAATTGCAACTTGTTTCCAAGGCAAACACTCTGACAATGCGCACGTCGAAGAATATATCCGTGCATCAAACCTTACACAGAGTTTTCGCAACGTATTTGAAGCGATTAACGACTTTGAAAAACACATCGCTTTTGGCATAAGAAACTTTGTTTATCATCGCACTTGGAGCGTAGGTATAATAACAAAAGTAGAAAACGACACTTTAACGATAAACTTTGGCAAAAAAACAGGCGTAAAGCAGATGTCTTTGAAGATGGCCGTTAGCGCTTTGCAGCCACTTGCTTCGGATCACATTTGGGTATTAAAAGCGACAAAGGCAAAATCAGATTTGTTAAAGATTTTTAAAGAACCAAAGGATAAATCCGACGCTCTTAAAATCATAATCAAATCTTTTGGAAACAGCTGCGATTTTAAACGCATAAAGGCAGAATTAGTTCCTTCAATCTTAACGCCTGGCGAATGGACCAGCTGGAACAGCGCAGCAAAAAAAGCGCTTGAAACAAACCCAATCTTTGGGGTTAATCCAAACAACATAAATGAATACGTGGTTAGAGATGCCAAAATTTCGACGGAAGAAAAACTCAACAACGAATTTAAAGCGCAGAAAAACTTTATGCCACGCGTAGACGTATTTATGAAATTCTTAAACGACGAAGAAGCAGACAAAGACAGCGAAATGTTTGCAGAAATGTATTCTTACTTTAAAGGATTTTTAAAAGCTTTCTCTCAGGTAAACGAACAGGTAGTCGCTTCGTATCTCGTTGTTCAGAAGGTAAGTTCTGAAATTCCTGCTTTAGCGTTTAAACCTTCATTCTCTTTTGCAGAGCTCTATTCAGAAATTCAAAATCCAAGAGAGATGTACACACTTCTTAAAGACACAAAAAATACGACTTTGCAGGAAGACTTTTTAACAGCAATAAAAATGCTTCCAGACTGGACAGATAAATACATTGAATTATTCCCTACAGTTTTAAGCAAAAAGATGCTCAAAGATTTAATCGATGCTGGCGAAACAGAAAAAATCCAAAAACTCGTCGTAAAAGCATTCGACAACTTTAAAGATTATAGAGGCGCAGTTCTCTTCTTCTTTGAAGAATGCCGAAACGATGAATGGTTTAAGGAAGCTGGAGTTTCTTACCAAAAGCAGTTGATAACGATAATAAACTTGATTGAGCAAACTTACAGAGAAATCGAAAACCATGTAGACACTACTGAAAACAAAAAATTAAACAAGAATGCAAAAAAACTTGTCTTTGGCGAAAAAGACGAAAAAAATGTTTATGCAGACTTTATGCTTGCAAGCGACACAGAAACAATGACACATCTCTACACTCTCGTAGACGACATTGCATTCCTTGAGCCTTCTTACAAACAGACTTTAAGAAATAGAATTCTAGAAAAATATCCGTCTTACAAATTCCGTGCAAAAGAAGAAAAATCTCTTGCACCAAAAGGAATGCTCGTAACAAAGGCAAAACTCGACGAAAAGAAAGCGCTCGAAGCAAAAATGACAACCGTAGATATTCCAGAAATTGCAAGAGAAGTTGCAGAAGCAAAGGAAAAAGGCGACTTAAAAGAAAATGCCGAATACATAGCTGCAAAAGAAGCTCAGCATAAGTTGAACAACGACCTAAAACGACTCCAAGGCGAATTAAGCCGCGCAGTGATTTTTGACCCAACAACAGCGACAACATCGATGATTTCTTTTGGAACAGAAGTTACTCTAACAAACAACAACACTGGCAAAGATGAAAAGTATGTAATAATGGGACCTTGGGAATCTGACCCGGACGCAGGAATAATCTCTTACATGTCGCCATTTGGAAACGCAATTTTGGATTCAAAAGTTGGCGAAAAACTTGAGTTTACGATAAACGAAAACAAAAACAGTTACACTGTAAAAGAAATAAAACTTGCAAAATAA
- a CDS encoding tetratricopeptide repeat protein encodes MSNQSEEGLKKAYSLLEEGKAEDAKSILASTLEFNLENAEIDFAIWTCSYWIDFIRKSENLEPYERGENLILQWKSFEEALNRKKKIYARTIFSIQTGVFTLALKSYSLVPNESQKLPMQKANLLLKQGICNKKLGKYDVARTELTEANKLSGDSAQIIAEMADCFALCGMENEAKVLFREAFFIDAKKIDLALLDCELIKCLINRVRKEQGYSGAELQFWIPVYAVLYGVFNIKRELRSTEFFNLRQDIYEIENEIKNPANNEKQLKPKLIYMYFRLIDYYAQKNQTGKEISDILLKLKILDKDVYELYIK; translated from the coding sequence ATGAGTAATCAGTCGGAAGAAGGATTAAAAAAGGCTTATTCACTGCTTGAAGAAGGCAAGGCAGAAGATGCAAAATCGATTCTGGCAAGCACATTGGAATTTAATCTCGAAAACGCAGAGATTGACTTTGCAATATGGACTTGCTCTTATTGGATTGATTTTATCAGGAAATCTGAAAATCTTGAGCCTTACGAAAGAGGAGAAAATCTTATTCTTCAATGGAAATCCTTTGAAGAGGCACTGAATAGAAAAAAAAAGATCTATGCAAGAACAATTTTTTCTATCCAAACTGGTGTTTTTACGCTGGCTTTAAAAAGTTATTCTTTAGTTCCTAACGAAAGCCAAAAACTTCCTATGCAAAAAGCAAATTTGCTTTTAAAACAAGGAATTTGCAATAAAAAACTGGGAAAGTACGATGTGGCAAGAACGGAACTTACAGAAGCTAACAAACTTTCAGGCGATTCTGCTCAGATAATAGCAGAAATGGCGGATTGTTTTGCACTTTGTGGAATGGAAAATGAGGCTAAAGTTCTTTTTAGGGAAGCTTTTTTTATTGATGCAAAAAAAATCGATTTGGCTCTTCTCGACTGTGAACTTATAAAATGCCTTATAAATCGCGTTCGTAAGGAACAAGGCTATTCTGGAGCAGAACTCCAATTTTGGATTCCAGTTTATGCAGTTTTGTACGGAGTGTTCAATATAAAAAGGGAACTTAGGAGTACGGAATTTTTTAATTTGCGGCAGGATATATACGAGATTGAAAACGAAATAAAAAATCCTGCAAACAATGAAAAACAACTAAAACCTAAACTCATATATATGTATTTTAGGCTGATAGATTATTATGCGCAAAAAAATCAGACAGGAAAAGAGATAAGCGATATTTTGCTTAAACTTAAAATCCTCGATAAGGATGTATACGAGTTATACATAAAATAA
- the rpe gene encoding ribulose-phosphate 3-epimerase → MKDKILSPSLLSADFSDLSKAIKFCEEKKAGFIHIDVMDGHFVPQISYGQPVIKSIKKLTSLPFDVHLMVERPEECVESFAESGADWITFHQEATVHIDRLISRIHQLGKKAGISVVPSTPISAIENVLPLVDLVLVMSVNPGFGGQKFIPYCLEKVCLLDSMRKEKKYNYLISVDGGINEQNVQSVLEAGADVVVSGAAFFNGALNWEVL, encoded by the coding sequence ATGAAGGATAAAATTTTATCTCCATCGTTGCTCTCTGCGGATTTTTCGGATTTGTCAAAAGCGATAAAATTTTGCGAAGAAAAAAAAGCAGGTTTTATACACATAGATGTAATGGATGGGCATTTTGTTCCACAAATTTCATACGGGCAGCCAGTGATAAAATCTATAAAAAAATTAACTTCACTTCCTTTCGATGTTCATCTTATGGTTGAACGCCCAGAAGAGTGTGTAGAATCTTTTGCAGAATCTGGTGCAGACTGGATAACTTTTCATCAAGAAGCGACAGTGCATATAGATAGGCTTATATCTCGCATTCATCAACTTGGGAAAAAAGCTGGAATTTCAGTTGTTCCTTCAACTCCTATAAGTGCAATAGAAAATGTGCTTCCTCTTGTGGATTTGGTTTTGGTTATGAGCGTAAATCCTGGTTTTGGCGGGCAAAAATTTATTCCTTATTGCCTTGAAAAAGTTTGTCTTTTGGATTCAATGAGAAAAGAAAAAAAATACAATTATCTAATTTCTGTAGACGGCGGAATAAACGAACAGAATGTTCAAAGCGTTTTAGAAGCAGGAGCAGACGTTGTAGTTTCTGGGGCTGCATTTTTTAATGGCGCTCTTAATTGGGAGGTTTTATGA
- a CDS encoding tetratricopeptide repeat protein — MKKRINSAMSSFFCCKITLSATVLFFSISLCLFSQKYNLEQEKGFDAFRKGDWISAILFLRKAVSSDIGFNDETLYLLIMSEINSGDYSSGLDDCNLFLEKFNSSKYASYIHFYRGKALHFLGRNEEAVLVLSDFCHQNQNSELYASALYWIAECFYAEYNFDSSRALYERIIYDFPDDSKASDARYRVEMIAQREREEKLLYLLKVTSEENLATREDYERQLKIFKTQDNLGLKKSLSDAQLKIKELEEELLSKNEENTRLLEENKNLVSQNTALQNEKDAFISESKIKSQNDKDVTNEKSPSVYNPSYPSVIADPAVEALKKKASYLQYLLDEQKSNKR; from the coding sequence ATGAAAAAACGAATTAACTCCGCGATGTCATCATTTTTTTGTTGTAAAATAACTTTGTCGGCAACTGTGCTTTTTTTTTCGATTAGCCTTTGTCTTTTTTCACAAAAATATAATTTAGAGCAGGAAAAAGGTTTTGACGCTTTTCGAAAAGGCGACTGGATTTCTGCAATTTTGTTTCTCAGAAAAGCGGTTTCGTCTGACATCGGATTTAACGATGAAACTCTTTATCTTCTTATAATGAGCGAAATAAATTCTGGAGATTATTCTTCTGGTTTGGACGATTGCAATCTTTTCCTTGAAAAATTCAATTCTAGCAAATATGCATCTTACATTCATTTTTATAGAGGAAAAGCTCTCCATTTTCTTGGCCGCAACGAAGAAGCCGTTTTGGTTTTAAGCGATTTTTGCCATCAAAATCAAAATTCAGAACTTTACGCATCTGCTTTGTATTGGATTGCAGAATGCTTTTATGCCGAATACAATTTTGACTCTTCTCGCGCTCTTTACGAAAGGATAATTTATGATTTTCCTGATGATTCTAAGGCTTCGGATGCTCGCTACAGGGTCGAGATGATTGCTCAACGGGAACGAGAAGAAAAACTCTTGTATCTTTTAAAAGTTACTAGCGAAGAAAATCTTGCTACGAGAGAAGATTACGAGAGGCAATTAAAAATTTTTAAAACGCAAGATAACTTAGGCTTAAAAAAATCTCTTTCTGATGCGCAGTTAAAGATAAAAGAACTTGAAGAAGAACTTCTATCTAAAAATGAAGAAAATACAAGGCTTTTAGAAGAAAATAAAAATCTTGTCTCTCAAAATACTGCTTTGCAGAATGAAAAAGATGCGTTCATTTCAGAATCTAAAATAAAATCTCAAAACGATAAAGATGTAACAAACGAAAAATCTCCTTCAGTCTACAATCCATCTTATCCTTCTGTAATTGCAGATCCTGCAGTTGAAGCATTAAAGAAAAAGGCATCTTATCTTCAATATCTTCTTGATGAGCAAAAGTCAAATAAGAGGTGA
- a CDS encoding tetratricopeptide repeat protein — translation MKKSAIDRANSLFQRRQFGKAILLLENAREIYHESFEYYITLATACLYAGDTGNSSRYFQEARHIKLKDTRLLLGQAAIFLRRGDTDLAVQYYLEVLELDPENKCAKKAMRFIRENGDYETILKWVDSGKIETFYPPIAKNHGSFFRILISCLAGLAVAFLILHFIKPNSSNIPKRAAIAELNLSSEEKSNLQEKDLSNGVYRYILSEAQIEKSYELARLYFQDYRDNSCRVEINRLLNSNASSSVKAKANLLFSYLEEPTFDTFIEHGEENFSYNQVAMDPLLYIGCWVSWSGRISNARLQEDSYGCDLLVGYENLERVDGIVSVYFSPAPTPAIEGDRAVKILGKIGIEGGKISLYGRAVYQPLRKK, via the coding sequence ATGAAAAAATCTGCTATTGACCGCGCAAATTCTCTTTTTCAACGCAGACAATTTGGAAAAGCGATTTTACTTCTCGAAAATGCAAGAGAAATTTACCACGAAAGTTTTGAATATTATATAACGCTTGCAACTGCCTGTCTTTACGCTGGCGACACTGGAAATTCTAGTAGATATTTTCAGGAAGCGAGGCACATAAAACTAAAGGATACAAGGCTTTTGCTCGGGCAGGCTGCTATATTTTTGCGCCGTGGAGATACTGATTTGGCAGTGCAGTATTATCTTGAAGTTCTTGAATTGGATCCAGAAAACAAATGTGCAAAAAAAGCGATGCGCTTTATACGCGAAAATGGCGATTACGAAACGATTTTAAAATGGGTTGATTCAGGAAAGATAGAAACATTTTATCCGCCTATCGCAAAAAATCATGGAAGTTTTTTTAGAATTCTGATTTCTTGTCTTGCAGGTCTTGCTGTTGCATTTTTGATTCTTCATTTTATCAAACCGAATTCTTCTAATATTCCAAAACGTGCAGCGATTGCGGAATTAAATCTTTCTTCCGAAGAAAAATCCAATCTTCAAGAAAAAGATCTTTCAAATGGAGTTTACCGTTATATACTTTCCGAAGCGCAGATAGAAAAATCCTACGAATTGGCGCGGCTTTATTTTCAAGACTATAGGGATAATTCATGTCGTGTTGAAATTAACAGGCTTTTAAATTCAAATGCGTCTTCGTCTGTAAAAGCAAAAGCGAATCTTCTTTTTTCGTATCTCGAAGAACCCACTTTTGATACATTTATAGAACATGGCGAAGAGAATTTTTCTTATAATCAAGTTGCAATGGATCCTCTCTTGTATATCGGTTGTTGGGTTTCTTGGTCTGGTAGAATTTCAAATGCAAGGCTTCAGGAAGATTCATACGGATGCGATCTTCTGGTTGGATACGAAAATTTGGAAAGGGTTGATGGAATCGTTTCTGTGTATTTTTCTCCTGCGCCAACTCCCGCAATAGAAGGCGATAGAGCGGTAAAAATTTTAGGAAAAATCGGAATTGAAGGTGGAAAAATCTCTCTTTATGGACGAGCAGTGTATCAACCGCTGCGTAAAAAATAA
- the recA gene encoding recombinase RecA, whose product MAKTTEFTQPTEMSEKLKALEAARLQIEKQFGAGAIMKLGTQPDSKGIDVIPSGSILLDEALGVGGYPRGRIIEMYGPESSGKTTLALHAIAEAQKLGGIAAFVDAEHALDPIYAKNLGVNIDELWVSQPDTGEQALEITESLVRSGAVDIIVVDSVAALTPQKEIEGDMGDAMMGLQARLMSQALRKLTAIVNKSKCTIVFINQIRMKIGVMFGNPETTTGGNALKFYSSVRLEIRRIESIDGKGEDEAIGNKVRVKVVKNKVAPPFRKVELDVYFGKGISATASLLDSAVKHGIIDKRGAWYTRGEEKIGQGKENAINFLEQNPEYAKQIESQIRSEVFPGQVLKTKEGVPVYPEQAKSAKEASKTSEKPAKESSASFSEEVIPSAKDALF is encoded by the coding sequence ATGGCGAAAACGACGGAATTTACTCAGCCGACTGAAATGTCGGAAAAATTAAAGGCTCTTGAAGCGGCTCGCCTTCAAATTGAAAAACAATTTGGTGCAGGCGCAATTATGAAACTCGGAACTCAACCAGATTCTAAAGGAATTGATGTTATTCCCTCTGGTTCGATTTTGCTCGATGAAGCACTGGGAGTTGGAGGCTATCCAAGAGGGCGTATAATCGAAATGTACGGGCCTGAAAGTTCTGGAAAGACGACTTTGGCTTTGCATGCGATTGCAGAAGCGCAAAAACTTGGTGGAATAGCAGCCTTTGTCGACGCAGAACACGCATTGGATCCTATCTACGCAAAAAATCTCGGTGTAAATATCGATGAACTTTGGGTTTCGCAGCCAGATACAGGAGAACAGGCTCTTGAAATTACAGAAAGCCTTGTTCGCTCTGGCGCGGTTGATATAATCGTTGTAGATTCTGTTGCCGCTTTGACTCCTCAAAAAGAAATTGAAGGCGATATGGGAGACGCAATGATGGGCTTGCAGGCTCGACTTATGAGTCAGGCACTCAGGAAACTCACCGCAATCGTAAACAAAAGCAAGTGCACAATCGTTTTTATCAATCAAATCCGAATGAAAATTGGCGTTATGTTTGGAAATCCAGAAACGACGACAGGTGGAAATGCCTTAAAGTTTTATTCATCTGTTCGTTTGGAGATTCGCCGCATAGAATCTATAGACGGCAAGGGCGAAGACGAAGCGATTGGAAACAAGGTAAGGGTAAAGGTTGTAAAAAACAAGGTTGCGCCTCCTTTCCGTAAGGTTGAACTCGACGTTTATTTTGGAAAAGGAATTTCTGCAACGGCTTCTCTTTTGGATTCTGCGGTTAAGCACGGAATAATCGATAAAAGAGGTGCGTGGTATACTCGCGGGGAAGAAAAAATTGGTCAAGGTAAAGAAAACGCCATCAACTTTCTTGAGCAAAACCCTGAGTACGCAAAACAGATTGAATCTCAAATTCGTTCAGAAGTATTCCCAGGTCAAGTTTTAAAAACAAAAGAGGGAGTTCCAGTTTATCCAGAGCAGGCAAAATCTGCAAAAGAAGCTTCTAAAACTTCAGAAAAACCTGCAAAGGAAAGTTCGGCTTCTTTTTCTGAAGAAGTAATTCCGTCTGCAAAGGATGCACTTTTTTAG
- the folK gene encoding 2-amino-4-hydroxy-6-hydroxymethyldihydropteridine diphosphokinase, whose translation MTDVILGLGSNKTWKDKSCEIILKMAFDKLSLLLSGITASSVYRTKPMYYTEQEDFFNLFVRGKIDSSLPPQDLLFKIHKIEESLGRDRTKEIRNGPRSIDIDIEFFGNTAVVTKDLQIPHPRIFERAFVLIPMLEILNESADFISRDVFVHYVNEKGSQGVEKYLSAQEFLNLKAQYGTGS comes from the coding sequence ATGACAGACGTTATTCTTGGGCTTGGTTCAAACAAAACTTGGAAAGACAAATCCTGCGAAATCATCTTAAAGATGGCTTTTGATAAACTTTCTTTGTTGCTTTCAGGAATAACGGCTTCTTCTGTCTACCGCACAAAACCTATGTATTATACAGAACAGGAGGATTTTTTTAATCTTTTTGTTCGAGGAAAAATCGATTCATCTTTACCGCCACAAGATTTGCTTTTTAAAATTCATAAGATAGAAGAATCTCTAGGGCGAGACAGAACAAAAGAAATTAGAAACGGACCTAGAAGTATAGACATAGATATAGAGTTTTTTGGCAACACAGCTGTCGTTACTAAAGATTTGCAAATTCCGCACCCACGCATTTTTGAGAGAGCCTTTGTTCTAATTCCTATGCTTGAGATTTTAAATGAATCTGCCGATTTTATAAGCAGGGATGTTTTTGTTCATTATGTAAACGAAAAGGGTTCCCAAGGAGTAGAAAAATATCTTTCTGCTCAGGAATTTTTAAATTTAAAGGCGCAATATGGGACAGGAAGTTGA